TGCAAAAATATTCGCGATTCCTTGACCAATGAGCTCTTGATTGGAATTATGTTTTGTTCCCGCCATTCCATCAGCGACTACTGCAGATAAAAGTGACTCTATGGCACCAAGCATGGCAATAGTAAATGCAGGTCCTATCAATTCGAGCACTCTATCTATTGTCAGATCAGGGAGTTTAAATTCGGGTAAACCTTGAGGTATTCCTCCAAATAAGGAACCTATGGTTGCCACCCCAGAAAAATGATAGATGGACTGTAATATGGAAACGGTTAATAAAGCAACAAGTGGGCCTGGGACACGTTTTAATCCAGGAATTCTGTTTGAAAAAATGACCAGGAATAACGAGAAAAAGCCCAAAATAGTTGTAGGTACATTGAGCTGTGGAAGGGTATGCAATAAGTACCATAATTTTTCGTGAAAATGGCCGCTACCTCCAGAGGGAAGACCAAAAAAGTAATGCCATTGTCCAACCCAAATCACTACACCTATTCCTGCTGTAAAACCAATAATTACGGGGGCAGGTATAAATTTAATAATACCACCTAAACGAGCCAGGCCAAAAAATAATAACATGAACCCCGCAATCAAGGTGGAAATTTGCAAACCAGAAACCCCGTATTTTGCAGTAATACCTGAAAGAACTACAATAAATGCGCCTGTAGGACCTGCGATTTGCAAACGACTTCCACCCATCACTGAAACAATTATCCCAGCGATAATTGCTGTATAGATCCCTTGTTCCGGCCTTACCCCCGAAGCAATAGCAAATGCCATCGCAAGAGGCAAAGCGACAACTCCTACAATAATTCCTGAGATAATATTTTGTAACCAATATTTTTTGTGAAACAGACCTGCTTGATAGGATTCGATAATGGTTTTCATAAAATGATGTGACTTATTTTTAAAAATGAGATCATTATACACAAACATATTAAAAAGATATCAAATTTGAGATAAAATTCCTTACTTTAATTCACATCTGGTCGCGCATCTAATATTATATGTGCTTTATCATTAGGGCTAGCAACTTATGACTCTTACTGCTTTAAATGCGATCTCTCCAATCGATGGACGTTATATTAATAAAACACGGGCTTTGAGTCCTTATTTTAGTGAGTTCGCCTTAATTTATTATCGCCTCACTGTAGAAATTCGCTGGCTTGAATCTTTAGCTGCGAATAATTCTATTACAGAGGTCCCGCAATTAAATCAAAAGGCTAAAGATTTTCTCAATGATCTGATTGCCAATTTTGATGAAACTGAAGCAATCAAAATTAAAGAATTTGAAAAACAAACAAATCATGATGTTAAAGCGATAGAATATTATCTAAAAGATAAATTCCAGCAAAATGACAGCTTGAAAGCAATTACTGCTTTTATACATTTTGCCTGCACCTCAGAGGACATCAACAATTTAGCTTATGCGTTAATGGTAAAACAAGCCATTGCACAGGTCATTCAACCTACGCTTGCTGAAATCATGGGCGGCATTACCCTCCTAGGAAAACAACATGCCGATGTATCTATGTTATCCAGAACCCATGGACAGCCAGCAACGCCGACAACCATGGGTAAAGAGCTAGTCAATTTTGTTGCTCGTCTCAAAAGACCACAGCAACAACTATGTGAAGTCTTGATCCCAGGTAAATTCAACGGTGCTGTTGGTAA
This sequence is a window from Legionella cherrii. Protein-coding genes within it:
- a CDS encoding SulP family inorganic anion transporter, with the translated sequence MKTIIESYQAGLFHKKYWLQNIISGIIVGVVALPLAMAFAIASGVRPEQGIYTAIIAGIIVSVMGGSRLQIAGPTGAFIVVLSGITAKYGVSGLQISTLIAGFMLLFFGLARLGGIIKFIPAPVIIGFTAGIGVVIWVGQWHYFFGLPSGGSGHFHEKLWYLLHTLPQLNVPTTILGFFSLFLVIFSNRIPGLKRVPGPLVALLTVSILQSIYHFSGVATIGSLFGGIPQGLPEFKLPDLTIDRVLELIGPAFTIAMLGAIESLLSAVVADGMAGTKHNSNQELIGQGIANIFAPLFGGFAATGAIARTATNIRNGGNSPLAGIIHALTLVLIILFLAPLAVNIPLTVLAAILFVVAWNMSEVKHFVKLIQRAPKADVVILLVTFFLTVFVDLVVAVNIGVIIAVLHFIRRMASSVEVQQMSQEELAHELARQNMDTLPDGVLVYAVEGPFFFAAAEAFQHALAVTHSDPKTLIIRMRWVPFMDVTGLQTLEEVIEDLQERKVRVILSGANSRVEEKLRKGGIIELLGAANFHKDFSQALAASNA